In Microtus ochrogaster isolate Prairie Vole_2 chromosome 4, MicOch1.0, whole genome shotgun sequence, one genomic interval encodes:
- the Camsap1 gene encoding calmodulin-regulated spectrin-associated protein 1 isoform X1: MDAGGRPAAEGWRRMEAPPEGADLVPLDRYDAARAKIAANLQWICAKAYGLDNIPEDLRDPFYIDQYEQEHIKPPVIKLLLSSELYCRVCSLILKGDQVATLQGHQSVIQALSRKGIYVMESDDTPVTDADLSQAPIKMSAHMAMVDALMMAYTVEMISIEKVVASVKRFSTFSASKELPYDLEDAMVFWINKVNLKMREITEKEVKLKQQPLESPAHQKSPSKWYWKLVPVRYRREHLSARQSPYFPLLEDLMRDGSDGAALLAVVHYYCPEQMKLDDICLKEVPSMADSLYNIRLLREFSNEHLNKCFYLTLEDMLYAPLVLKPNVMVFIAELFWWFENVKPDFVQPRDIQELKDAKAVLQQKSSRPPVPISNATKRSFLGSPAAMSPADLPAPTQPLSEGSHRYHLHSEEPECLGKGASTFSPSHPLLPLRQKQQKVSQAEDVPDQRHRSNSLTRVDGQPRGAVVAWPDKKNRPVSQPTPFALHHAASCDVDPSSGDSISLARSISKDSLASNIIHLTPQNQPHPSAGKTNGKSLLSNVNIEDEEEELVAIIRTDVSPHSPEIPRTSPQAPGLVASVRSPQRQVDTLESKPDSFYLEPLMPAVLRPAKEKQIITKEDELGEGRPRTTMSKRPSEGSQPLVRKKVTGNHGSRDLNRTFTPIPCSEFAASIDPAEVGPQSAEAAGEGQPLVMGRFDPLPQGQTADGFFLHVGRAEEDEGRWYVGSQSPSSHDSEPWTILRQDSDSDVVDVEDAEQDLIGEDHPVVIPRYTGEEESAKLQEDMKVKEHEDKDDASGRSSPCLSTTSQLSSMSMASGSVKMTSFAERKLQRLNSCETKSSTSSSQKTTPDASESCPAPLTTWRQKREQSPGRHSKDPASLLASELVQLHMQLEEKRRAIEAQKKKMEALSARQRLKLGKAAFLHVVKKGKADGAPQPLRPEHFTKEFTQHNGEDLDDGTCKTEGFLIKEDQRDLGESQDMAFVQLHKPRDPASLHDGEKHRVISTALLEDSVGEVDVTECDLSIEKLNETISTLQQAILKISQQQEQLLMKSPTVPTPGAKNNCQDQKVKAPVHFVEPLSPTGVPGHRKPPRLGQGRNSRPGRPAELKVPKDRQQSCSRSKTPTPSMETLPHPRSLPPSTHPRSPSDPGGEPPEKCLFDSYRLHDESNHRILVQSSCKDANIVSEQMNFKEGLDTSVKEAGLSSSAISGKEHTLMEEPLRSKASLIEVDLSDLKAPDEDGEVVGHESSAELGGDGDQKPGVGFFFKDEQKAEDELAKKRAAFLLKQQRKAEEARARKQQLEAEVELKRDEARRKAEEDRLRKEEEKARRELIKQEYLRRKQQQALEEQGLGKPKSKPKKPRPKSVHREESCSDSGTKCSSTPDNLSRTHSGSSLSLASAATTEPESVHSGGTPSHRVESLEALPILSRNPSRSTDRDWETASAASSLASVAEYTGPKLFKEPSSKSNKPIIHNAISHCCLAGKVNEPHKNSILEELEKCDANHYIILFRDAGCQFRALYCYQPDTEEIYKLTGTGPKSITKKMIDKLYKYSSDRKQFNLIPAKTMSVSVDALTIHNHLWQPKRPTVPKKTQTRK; the protein is encoded by the exons ACAACATCCCTGAGGACCTCAGAGATCCTTTTTACATCGACCAGTATGAACAGGAGCACATTAAGCCACCCGTCATCAAACTTCTCCTGTCGAGTGAGCTGTATTGCCGTGTCTGCAGCCTCATCCTAAAAGGGGACCAGGTGGCTACCTTACAAGGACACCAGTCTGTCATTCAGGCCCTGTCCCGGAAGGGCATCTATGTGATGGAGAGTGATGATACCCCTGTGACAGATGCTGACCTCAGCCAGGCACCTATTAAAATG agtgCCCACATGGCAATGGTGGATGCCCTGATGATGGCCTATACTGTGGAGATGATCAGCATTGAGAAGGTGGTGGCCAGCGTCAAGCGATTTTCTACATTTAGCGCCTCAAAAGAGCTTCCGTATGACCTCGAGGATGCCATGGTATTCTGGATCAATAAG GTAAATCTTAAAATGAGAGAGATAACAGAGAAAGAAGTTAAATTAAAACAGCAGCCACTGGAAAGTCCTGCCCATCAAAAG TCTCCCTCCAAGTGGTATTGGAAGTTAGTACCC GTCCGCTATCGGCGAGAGCACCTTTCCGCTAGGCAGTCACCCTACTTCCCGTTGTTGGAGGACTTGATGAGAGACGGCAGTGATGGCGCTGCTCTCTTAGCGGTGGTTCACTATTATTGCCCAGAGCAGATGAAACTGGATG ATATTTGCCTGAAGGAGGTTCCGTCGATGGCTGACAGCCTATATAACATCCGGCTTCTGAGGGAGTTTTCCAACGAACATCTGAACAAGTGTTTCTATCTCACCCTGGAGGACATGCTATATGCTCCCCTAGTGCTGAAG ccGAACGTTATGGTTTTTATTGCTGAGCTCTTCTGGTGGTTTGAGAACGTCAAACCAGATTTTGTGCAGCCCCGAGATATTCAAGAACTGAAGGATG CTAAAGCAGTGTTGCAGCAGAAGAGCAGCCGGcctcctgtccccatctccaATGCAACCAAACGTAGTTTCCTGGGTAGCCCCGCTGCCATGAGCCCCGCTGACCTGCCAGCACCCACTCAGCCTCTCTCTGAAGGCAGCCATCGGTACCACCTCCACTCGGAGGAGCCCGAGTGTCT tgggAAAGGAGCTTCCACATTTAGTCCGTCCCATCCTTTGTTGCCACTGAGGCAGAAACAGCAAAAAGTGTCACAGGCAGAGGACGTCCCCG ATCAGCGACACAGATCGAATTCTTTAACTCGGGTTGATGGTCAGCCACGAGGTGCAGTAGTAGCATGGCCAGATAAAAAAAACAG GCCTGTGTCCCAGCCAACACCCTTTGCTCTCCATCATGCTGCAAGTTGTGATGTGGACCCCAGCTCTGGTGACAGTATCAGCTTGGCTCGCTCTATCAGCAAAGATAGCTTGGCATCCAACATTATCCACCTTACCCCACAGAATCAACCCCATCCTTCAGCTGGAAAGACCAACGGGAAAAGCCTCCTAAGCAATGTCAACattgaggatgaggaggaagaacttGTGGCCATCATCAGGACAGATGTATCTCCTCATTCCCCAGAGATCCCCAGGACCTCACCTCAGGCCCCAGGCCTGGTAGCAAGTGTCAGGTCTCCCCAGAGACAGGTTGACACTCTGGAGAGTAAGCCTGACAGTTTTTATTTAGAGCCCCTGATGCCAGCAGTACTTCGGCCAgccaaagagaaacagattatcACTAAGGAAGATGAGCTTGGAGAAGGGAGGCCAAGGACCACCATGTCCAAGAGGCCTAGTGAGGGCTCCCAGCCTCTGGTACGGAAGAAAGTGACTGGTAACCATGGCAGTCGTGACCTGAACAGAACTTTCACCCCAATTCCTTGTTCAGAATTTGCTGCAAGCATTGATCCTGCAGAGGTAGGACCACAGTCAGCAGAAGCTGCAGGAGAAGGGCAGCCTCTGGTCATGGGTAGATTTGATCCGTTACCTCAGGGACAGACTGCTGATGGCTTCTTCCTCCATGTAGGCAGGGCTGAGGAAGATGAAGGGAGGTGGTATGTTGGTTCCCAGAGCCCCAGCTCCCATGACTCAGAACCCTGGACTATCCTGAGACAGGACTCTGACTCTGATGTGGTGGACGTAGAGGATGCAGAGCAGGATCTCATTGGTGAGGACCATCCTGTGGTTATCCCCAGATACACTGGTGAGGAAGAATCAGCCAAACTACAAGAGGATATGAAGGTGAAAGAACACGAAGACAAGGATGATGCCAGCGGCCGATCAAGCCCATGTCTGAGTACGACCTCTCAGCTCAGCAGCATGTCCATGGCGAGTGGCAGTGTAAAGATGACCAGCTTTGCCGAAAGGAAGCTCCAGCGGCTCAACAGCTGTGAGACCAAGTCCAGCACCAGCAGCTCCCAGAAGACCACCCCAGATGCATCTGAAAGCTGCCCAGCTCCTCTGACGACATGGcgccagaagagggagcagagccCTGGCAGGCACAGCAAGGACCCTGCcagtcttctggcttctgagctgGTGCAGCTACACATGCAGCTAGAGGAAAAGCGCAGGGCTATTGAAGCCcagaagaaaaagatggaggCGCTATCTGCGCGGCAGCGTTTGAAACTGGGCAAGGCAGCCTTTCTGCATGTTGTGAAGAAGGGGAAGGCTGATGGTGCCCCACAGCCACTGAGGCCCGAACACTTCACTAAGGAGTTCACACAGCACAATGGGGAGGACTTGGATGATGGCACTTGTAAAACTGAAGGATTCCTCATCAAAGAAGATCAAAGAGATCTCGGTGAGTCTCAGGATATGGCATTTGTCCAGCTGCATAAACCCAGGGACCCAGCTTCTCTGCATGATGGTGAGAAGCACAGAGTGATTTCcactgctctcctagaggacagTGTCGGCGAGGTAGATGTGACTGAGTGTGACCTGTCTATCGAAAAGCTGAATGAGACCATCAGTACACTGCAGCAGGCTATACTGAAGATCTCCCAGCAGCAGGAGCAACTTCTCATGAAGTCTCCCACAGTGCCAACACCAGGCGCTAAAAATAACTGCCAGGACCAAAAGGTAAAGGCCCCAGTCCACTTTGTTGAGCCACTCTCTCCAACTGGTGTGCCTGGCCACCGCAAACCCCCGCGGCTTGGCCAAGGCCGGAACTCCCGTCCGGGAAGGCCAGCTGAATTGAAGGTTCCAAAAGACAGACAGCAGAGTTGTTCCCGGAGCAAAACCCCAACACCCAGTATGGAGACACTCCCACATCCTCGATCTTTGCCCCCAAGCACCCATCCACGGTCGCCCTCTGACCCAGGTGGGGAACCCCCTGAGAAGTGTCTCTTTGACAGTTACAGGCTCCATGATGAGAGCAACCATCGGATATTGGTTCAGTCCTCTTGCAAAGATGCAAACATTGTATCAGAACAGATGAACTTTAAAGAGGGTCTGGATACAAGTGTGAAAGAGGCAGGGCTGAGCTCCTCTGCCATCTCAGGCAAAGAACACACCCTGATGGAAGAGCCGTTGAGGAGCAAGGCCAGCCTCATTGAGGTGGACCTCTCTGACCTGAAGGCCCCTGACGAGGATGGGGAGGTGGTTGGCCATGAAAGCTCAGCAGAGCTTGGTGGAGATGGCGACCAGAAGCCTGGTGTTGGTTTCTTCTTCAAG GATGAACAGAAAGCAGAAGATGAGCTTGCTAAGAAGAGGGCAGCCTTCCTTCTGAAACAGCAGCGCAAGGCTGAAGAGGCTCGTGCGCGCAAGCAGCAGCTGGAGGCTGAAGTGGAGCTCAAGCGAGATGAAGCCCG GCGTAAGGCTGAAGAGGATCGACTacggaaggaggaggaaaaggcccGGCGAGAGCTTATTAAACAGGAATACTTGCGGAGGAAGCAGCAACAGGCCTTGGAGGAGCAAGGACTTGGCAAACCTAAATCAAAGCCTAAAAAGCCTCGGCCAAAGTCAGTTCACCGAGAGGAGTCCTGTAGTGACTCTGGAACCAAGTGTTCCTCCACCC CTGATAACTTGAGTCGCACGCACTCTGGCTCCAGCCTGTCCTTGGCATCTGCAGCAACAACAGAACCTGAAAGTGTTCATTCAGGGGGCACACCTTCTCACCG AGTTGAATCACTGGAAGCCTTACCAATCCTGAGCCGCAACCCCAGTAGGAGCACAGACCGAGACTGGGAAACTGCATCAGCAGCTTCTTCTTTGGCCTCTGTGGCCGAGTACACAG GTCCTAAACTCTTTAAGGAGCCCAGTAGTAAATCAAACAAACCAATTATTCACAATGCCATCTCTCACTGCTGTCTGGCTGGAAAAGTGAATGAACCTCACAAGAATTCAATATTGGAG
- the Camsap1 gene encoding calmodulin-regulated spectrin-associated protein 1 isoform X2: MDAGGRPAAEGWRRMEAPPEGADLVPLDRYDAARAKIAANLQWICAKAYGLDNIPEDLRDPFYIDQYEQEHIKPPVIKLLLSSELYCRVCSLILKGDQVATLQGHQSVIQALSRKGIYVMESDDTPVTDADLSQAPIKMSAHMAMVDALMMAYTVEMISIEKVVASVKRFSTFSASKELPYDLEDAMVFWINKVNLKMREITEKEVKLKQQPLESPAHQKVRYRREHLSARQSPYFPLLEDLMRDGSDGAALLAVVHYYCPEQMKLDDICLKEVPSMADSLYNIRLLREFSNEHLNKCFYLTLEDMLYAPLVLKPNVMVFIAELFWWFENVKPDFVQPRDIQELKDAKAVLQQKSSRPPVPISNATKRSFLGSPAAMSPADLPAPTQPLSEGSHRYHLHSEEPECLGKGASTFSPSHPLLPLRQKQQKVSQAEDVPDQRHRSNSLTRVDGQPRGAVVAWPDKKNRPVSQPTPFALHHAASCDVDPSSGDSISLARSISKDSLASNIIHLTPQNQPHPSAGKTNGKSLLSNVNIEDEEEELVAIIRTDVSPHSPEIPRTSPQAPGLVASVRSPQRQVDTLESKPDSFYLEPLMPAVLRPAKEKQIITKEDELGEGRPRTTMSKRPSEGSQPLVRKKVTGNHGSRDLNRTFTPIPCSEFAASIDPAEVGPQSAEAAGEGQPLVMGRFDPLPQGQTADGFFLHVGRAEEDEGRWYVGSQSPSSHDSEPWTILRQDSDSDVVDVEDAEQDLIGEDHPVVIPRYTGEEESAKLQEDMKVKEHEDKDDASGRSSPCLSTTSQLSSMSMASGSVKMTSFAERKLQRLNSCETKSSTSSSQKTTPDASESCPAPLTTWRQKREQSPGRHSKDPASLLASELVQLHMQLEEKRRAIEAQKKKMEALSARQRLKLGKAAFLHVVKKGKADGAPQPLRPEHFTKEFTQHNGEDLDDGTCKTEGFLIKEDQRDLGESQDMAFVQLHKPRDPASLHDGEKHRVISTALLEDSVGEVDVTECDLSIEKLNETISTLQQAILKISQQQEQLLMKSPTVPTPGAKNNCQDQKVKAPVHFVEPLSPTGVPGHRKPPRLGQGRNSRPGRPAELKVPKDRQQSCSRSKTPTPSMETLPHPRSLPPSTHPRSPSDPGGEPPEKCLFDSYRLHDESNHRILVQSSCKDANIVSEQMNFKEGLDTSVKEAGLSSSAISGKEHTLMEEPLRSKASLIEVDLSDLKAPDEDGEVVGHESSAELGGDGDQKPGVGFFFKDEQKAEDELAKKRAAFLLKQQRKAEEARARKQQLEAEVELKRDEARRKAEEDRLRKEEEKARRELIKQEYLRRKQQQALEEQGLGKPKSKPKKPRPKSVHREESCSDSGTKCSSTPDNLSRTHSGSSLSLASAATTEPESVHSGGTPSHRVESLEALPILSRNPSRSTDRDWETASAASSLASVAEYTGPKLFKEPSSKSNKPIIHNAISHCCLAGKVNEPHKNSILEELEKCDANHYIILFRDAGCQFRALYCYQPDTEEIYKLTGTGPKSITKKMIDKLYKYSSDRKQFNLIPAKTMSVSVDALTIHNHLWQPKRPTVPKKTQTRK, from the exons ACAACATCCCTGAGGACCTCAGAGATCCTTTTTACATCGACCAGTATGAACAGGAGCACATTAAGCCACCCGTCATCAAACTTCTCCTGTCGAGTGAGCTGTATTGCCGTGTCTGCAGCCTCATCCTAAAAGGGGACCAGGTGGCTACCTTACAAGGACACCAGTCTGTCATTCAGGCCCTGTCCCGGAAGGGCATCTATGTGATGGAGAGTGATGATACCCCTGTGACAGATGCTGACCTCAGCCAGGCACCTATTAAAATG agtgCCCACATGGCAATGGTGGATGCCCTGATGATGGCCTATACTGTGGAGATGATCAGCATTGAGAAGGTGGTGGCCAGCGTCAAGCGATTTTCTACATTTAGCGCCTCAAAAGAGCTTCCGTATGACCTCGAGGATGCCATGGTATTCTGGATCAATAAG GTAAATCTTAAAATGAGAGAGATAACAGAGAAAGAAGTTAAATTAAAACAGCAGCCACTGGAAAGTCCTGCCCATCAAAAG GTCCGCTATCGGCGAGAGCACCTTTCCGCTAGGCAGTCACCCTACTTCCCGTTGTTGGAGGACTTGATGAGAGACGGCAGTGATGGCGCTGCTCTCTTAGCGGTGGTTCACTATTATTGCCCAGAGCAGATGAAACTGGATG ATATTTGCCTGAAGGAGGTTCCGTCGATGGCTGACAGCCTATATAACATCCGGCTTCTGAGGGAGTTTTCCAACGAACATCTGAACAAGTGTTTCTATCTCACCCTGGAGGACATGCTATATGCTCCCCTAGTGCTGAAG ccGAACGTTATGGTTTTTATTGCTGAGCTCTTCTGGTGGTTTGAGAACGTCAAACCAGATTTTGTGCAGCCCCGAGATATTCAAGAACTGAAGGATG CTAAAGCAGTGTTGCAGCAGAAGAGCAGCCGGcctcctgtccccatctccaATGCAACCAAACGTAGTTTCCTGGGTAGCCCCGCTGCCATGAGCCCCGCTGACCTGCCAGCACCCACTCAGCCTCTCTCTGAAGGCAGCCATCGGTACCACCTCCACTCGGAGGAGCCCGAGTGTCT tgggAAAGGAGCTTCCACATTTAGTCCGTCCCATCCTTTGTTGCCACTGAGGCAGAAACAGCAAAAAGTGTCACAGGCAGAGGACGTCCCCG ATCAGCGACACAGATCGAATTCTTTAACTCGGGTTGATGGTCAGCCACGAGGTGCAGTAGTAGCATGGCCAGATAAAAAAAACAG GCCTGTGTCCCAGCCAACACCCTTTGCTCTCCATCATGCTGCAAGTTGTGATGTGGACCCCAGCTCTGGTGACAGTATCAGCTTGGCTCGCTCTATCAGCAAAGATAGCTTGGCATCCAACATTATCCACCTTACCCCACAGAATCAACCCCATCCTTCAGCTGGAAAGACCAACGGGAAAAGCCTCCTAAGCAATGTCAACattgaggatgaggaggaagaacttGTGGCCATCATCAGGACAGATGTATCTCCTCATTCCCCAGAGATCCCCAGGACCTCACCTCAGGCCCCAGGCCTGGTAGCAAGTGTCAGGTCTCCCCAGAGACAGGTTGACACTCTGGAGAGTAAGCCTGACAGTTTTTATTTAGAGCCCCTGATGCCAGCAGTACTTCGGCCAgccaaagagaaacagattatcACTAAGGAAGATGAGCTTGGAGAAGGGAGGCCAAGGACCACCATGTCCAAGAGGCCTAGTGAGGGCTCCCAGCCTCTGGTACGGAAGAAAGTGACTGGTAACCATGGCAGTCGTGACCTGAACAGAACTTTCACCCCAATTCCTTGTTCAGAATTTGCTGCAAGCATTGATCCTGCAGAGGTAGGACCACAGTCAGCAGAAGCTGCAGGAGAAGGGCAGCCTCTGGTCATGGGTAGATTTGATCCGTTACCTCAGGGACAGACTGCTGATGGCTTCTTCCTCCATGTAGGCAGGGCTGAGGAAGATGAAGGGAGGTGGTATGTTGGTTCCCAGAGCCCCAGCTCCCATGACTCAGAACCCTGGACTATCCTGAGACAGGACTCTGACTCTGATGTGGTGGACGTAGAGGATGCAGAGCAGGATCTCATTGGTGAGGACCATCCTGTGGTTATCCCCAGATACACTGGTGAGGAAGAATCAGCCAAACTACAAGAGGATATGAAGGTGAAAGAACACGAAGACAAGGATGATGCCAGCGGCCGATCAAGCCCATGTCTGAGTACGACCTCTCAGCTCAGCAGCATGTCCATGGCGAGTGGCAGTGTAAAGATGACCAGCTTTGCCGAAAGGAAGCTCCAGCGGCTCAACAGCTGTGAGACCAAGTCCAGCACCAGCAGCTCCCAGAAGACCACCCCAGATGCATCTGAAAGCTGCCCAGCTCCTCTGACGACATGGcgccagaagagggagcagagccCTGGCAGGCACAGCAAGGACCCTGCcagtcttctggcttctgagctgGTGCAGCTACACATGCAGCTAGAGGAAAAGCGCAGGGCTATTGAAGCCcagaagaaaaagatggaggCGCTATCTGCGCGGCAGCGTTTGAAACTGGGCAAGGCAGCCTTTCTGCATGTTGTGAAGAAGGGGAAGGCTGATGGTGCCCCACAGCCACTGAGGCCCGAACACTTCACTAAGGAGTTCACACAGCACAATGGGGAGGACTTGGATGATGGCACTTGTAAAACTGAAGGATTCCTCATCAAAGAAGATCAAAGAGATCTCGGTGAGTCTCAGGATATGGCATTTGTCCAGCTGCATAAACCCAGGGACCCAGCTTCTCTGCATGATGGTGAGAAGCACAGAGTGATTTCcactgctctcctagaggacagTGTCGGCGAGGTAGATGTGACTGAGTGTGACCTGTCTATCGAAAAGCTGAATGAGACCATCAGTACACTGCAGCAGGCTATACTGAAGATCTCCCAGCAGCAGGAGCAACTTCTCATGAAGTCTCCCACAGTGCCAACACCAGGCGCTAAAAATAACTGCCAGGACCAAAAGGTAAAGGCCCCAGTCCACTTTGTTGAGCCACTCTCTCCAACTGGTGTGCCTGGCCACCGCAAACCCCCGCGGCTTGGCCAAGGCCGGAACTCCCGTCCGGGAAGGCCAGCTGAATTGAAGGTTCCAAAAGACAGACAGCAGAGTTGTTCCCGGAGCAAAACCCCAACACCCAGTATGGAGACACTCCCACATCCTCGATCTTTGCCCCCAAGCACCCATCCACGGTCGCCCTCTGACCCAGGTGGGGAACCCCCTGAGAAGTGTCTCTTTGACAGTTACAGGCTCCATGATGAGAGCAACCATCGGATATTGGTTCAGTCCTCTTGCAAAGATGCAAACATTGTATCAGAACAGATGAACTTTAAAGAGGGTCTGGATACAAGTGTGAAAGAGGCAGGGCTGAGCTCCTCTGCCATCTCAGGCAAAGAACACACCCTGATGGAAGAGCCGTTGAGGAGCAAGGCCAGCCTCATTGAGGTGGACCTCTCTGACCTGAAGGCCCCTGACGAGGATGGGGAGGTGGTTGGCCATGAAAGCTCAGCAGAGCTTGGTGGAGATGGCGACCAGAAGCCTGGTGTTGGTTTCTTCTTCAAG GATGAACAGAAAGCAGAAGATGAGCTTGCTAAGAAGAGGGCAGCCTTCCTTCTGAAACAGCAGCGCAAGGCTGAAGAGGCTCGTGCGCGCAAGCAGCAGCTGGAGGCTGAAGTGGAGCTCAAGCGAGATGAAGCCCG GCGTAAGGCTGAAGAGGATCGACTacggaaggaggaggaaaaggcccGGCGAGAGCTTATTAAACAGGAATACTTGCGGAGGAAGCAGCAACAGGCCTTGGAGGAGCAAGGACTTGGCAAACCTAAATCAAAGCCTAAAAAGCCTCGGCCAAAGTCAGTTCACCGAGAGGAGTCCTGTAGTGACTCTGGAACCAAGTGTTCCTCCACCC CTGATAACTTGAGTCGCACGCACTCTGGCTCCAGCCTGTCCTTGGCATCTGCAGCAACAACAGAACCTGAAAGTGTTCATTCAGGGGGCACACCTTCTCACCG AGTTGAATCACTGGAAGCCTTACCAATCCTGAGCCGCAACCCCAGTAGGAGCACAGACCGAGACTGGGAAACTGCATCAGCAGCTTCTTCTTTGGCCTCTGTGGCCGAGTACACAG GTCCTAAACTCTTTAAGGAGCCCAGTAGTAAATCAAACAAACCAATTATTCACAATGCCATCTCTCACTGCTGTCTGGCTGGAAAAGTGAATGAACCTCACAAGAATTCAATATTGGAG